In a genomic window of Styela clava chromosome 7, kaStyClav1.hap1.2, whole genome shotgun sequence:
- the LOC120327713 gene encoding uncharacterized protein LOC120327713 has translation MTAKSVFRLSTQQTPKYKDQLLNASFPQQRSIMTHEDSIFMNLDAPVVRNSPHFLWQSLTPELRAEALRRAHLIHLLRQVNPNLQLCRKSTGHIQISTAEKGIQVPDIRYDLAGNRRFSTRQPDLKRSASFTAPGVRIQPRLQQPPHPPPPPHLSGHPPPPLQTHPTQHQGRQPTNTRTSLIPILTKHMPLKSNIDLNTSRSNQNRPVYQPKDTTIEVTLKTISKASRDELQSKENQTQENLDSDKKSEDNKEDLEKPLTTHDEESSVVVVDADNDNKSLDKTERQVVLKSKDASSGDEDSVVVVLNQPRSEQGLERKYGQFFCRRCLRGWSSRSVWCVRHTCKVYIKQTCNICNKLVNPYLVCRVPPANTTTRKDRK, from the exons ATGACTGCTAAATCTGTTTTCCGACTGTCTACACAACAAACTCCAAAGTATAAAG ATCAACTTCTCAACGCTTCCTTTCCGCAACAGAGATCCATTATGACCCATGAAGACAGTATATTTATGAATTTGGACGCTCCAGTTGTTCGGAACTCACCTCATTTCCTTTGGCAGTCTCTTACTCCTGAACTTAGGGCCGAGGCACTTCGAAGAGCCCATCTAATTCATCTGCTAAGACAAGTCAACCCTAACTTGCAACTTTGTCGCAAAAGCACGGGCCATATTCAAATCAGCACggcggaaaaag gaATTCAAGTACCTGATATACGATATGACTTGGCTGGAAATAGAAGATTTTCAACAAGACAGCCAGATTTGAAGAGAAGCG CGTCGTTCACGGCGCCCGGAGTTCGGATTCAACCAAGATTGCAGCAGCCGCCACATCCACCCCCGCCACCACATCTTTCGGGCCATCCTCCACCACCGCTACAAACACATCCAACACAACATCAAGGTCGTCAACCAACTAACACAAGGACTTCTTTAATTCCGATACTTACAAAACATATGCCACTGAAG TCCAACATCGATCTGAATACTTCACGCTCAAATCAAAATCGACCAGTTTACCAACCCAAAGATACCACAATTGAAG TTACCctgaaaacaatttcaaaaGCCAGTAGAGACGAACTCCAATCAAAAGAAAATCAAACACAGGAAAATTTGGATTCAGACAAAAAATCTGAAGATAATAAGGAGGATTTGGAAAAACCGCTTACTACGCAT GATGAAGAAAGCAGTGTCGTCGTTGTCGACGCGGATAATGATAACAAATCTTTGGATAAAACGGAAAGACAG GTAGTTCTCAAGTCCAAAGATGCGTCGAGTGGGGACGAAGACTCGGTGGTGGTAGTATTAAATCAACCAAGGTCCGAACAGGGACTGGAAAGAAAATACGGACAATTCTTCTGTCGTCGATGTTTACGTGGATGGTCGAGTCGGAGTGTATGGTGTGTGCGCCACACGTGCAAG GTTTACATCAAGCAAACGTGCAACATTTGCAATAAACTCGTGAATCCTTACCTGGTTTGTCGCGTTCCTCCGGCCAACACAACAACGAGAAAGGATCGGAAATGA